From Bos mutus isolate GX-2022 chromosome 5, NWIPB_WYAK_1.1, whole genome shotgun sequence, one genomic window encodes:
- the LOC102272543 gene encoding natural resistance-associated macrophage protein 2 isoform X1, translating to MPDENASGDHGVSVSLGAINPARSNSSIPQSPEVYTEEPFTTYFDEKIAVPEEKHSCFSFRKLWAFTGPGFLMSIVDPGNIECDLQSGALAGFKLLWVVLFSTIMGLLLQSLAARLGVVTGLHLAEVCHRQYPRVPRILLWLMVELAIIGVDMQEVIGSAIAINLLSVGRIPLWGGVLITIADTLIFLFLDKYGLRKLEAFFGFLITIMALTFGYEYVTVKPSQTQVLQGMFLPSCSGCRTPQIIQAVAIVGAVITPHNIYLHSALVKSRQVDRANKQEVQEANKYFFIDSCIALFVSFIINIFVISVFAEAFFEKTNKQVVAVCKNSSSAHAHLFPDDNSTLTVDIYKGGVVLGCYFGPAALYIWAVGILAAGHSSTMTGTYSGQFVMEGFLNLKWSRFARVSLTRSIAIIPALLIAVFQDVEHLTGMNDFLNVLQSLQLPFALIPILTFTSLRPVMSEFANGLGWRIIGGIVVLVICFINMYFVVVYVQGLGHVALYMVAAVVSVAYLSFVFYLGWQCFIALGMSFLDCGHTHHLGLTVQPE from the exons ATGCCAGACG AAAATGCTTCTGGAGACCATGGGGTCTCTGTCAGTCTTGGTGCCATCAACCCTGCCCGCAGTAACTCCTCAATTCCACAGTCCCCCGAGGTATACACAGAGGAGCCCTTTACCACCTACTTTGATGAGAAGATCGCCGTTCCTGAGGAGAAG CACTCCTGTTTTAGCTTTCGCAAACTCTGGGCTTTCACGGGACCAGGATTTCTTATGAGCATTGTGGATCCAGGAAACATTGAATGTGATTTGCAGTCTGGAGCACTGGCTGGATTTAAG TTGCTCTGGGTTGTTCTGTTTTCCACCATCATGGGCCTCCTGCTGCAGAGCCTTGCAGCTCGACTGGGAGTGGTCACTGGGCTGCATCTGGCTGAAGTGTGTCACCGCCAGTATCCCAGG GTTCCACGAATCCTTCTGTGGCTGATGGTGGAGTTGGCTATCATTGGCGTAGATATGCAAGAAGTTATTGGCTCAGCTATTGCCATCAATCTCCTGTCTGTAGGAAG GATTCCTCTATGGGGTGGAGTTCTCATCACCATTGCAGATAcccttatatttctctttttggacAAATATG GTTTGCGGAAGCTAGAAGCGTTTTTTGGTTTTCTCATCACTATTATGGCCCTCACGTTTGGCTATGAG TATGTTACAGTGAAACCCAGCCAGACCCAGGTCCTCCAAGGCATGTTCCTGCCATCCTGTTCAGGCTGTCGTACGCCACAGATCATTCAGGCTGTGGCCATTGTGGGTGCCGTTATCACACCACACAACATATACCTGCATTCTGCCTTAGTCAAG TCCAGACAGGTAGACCGAGCCAATAAGCAGGAAGTTCAAGAAGCCAATAAGTACTTCTTCATTGATTCCTGCATTGCTCTCTTTGTTTCCTTTATCATCAACATCTTTGTCATCTCAGTGTTTGCCGAAGCATTTTTTGAGAAAACCAACAAGCAGGTG GTTGCGGTCTGTAAAAACAGCAGCAGCGCCCATGCTCACCTTTTCCCTGATGATAACTCAACACTGACTGTGGACATCTACAAAGGG GGTGTTGTGCTGGGGTGTTACTTCGGGCCTGCCGCTCTCTACATCTGGGCAGTGGGGATCCTGGCTGCAGGGCATAGCTCGACCATGACAGGAACCTATTCTGGCCAGTTTGTCATGGAG gGATTCCTGAACCTAAAGTGGTCACGCTTCGCCCGAGTGAGTCTGACCCGCTCTATTGCCATCATCCCCGCTCTGCTTATTGCTGTCTTCCAAGATGTGGAGCATCTAACAGGGATGAATGACTTCCTGAATGTTCTTCAGAGCTTACAA ctTCCCTTTGCTCTTATACCCATCCTCACATTTACGAGTTTGCGGCCTGTGATGAGCGAATTTGCCAATGGATT AGGCTGGAGGATCATAGGCGGTATTGTGGTCCTTGTCATCTGTTTCATCAACATGTACTTTGTCGTGGTTTATGTCCAGGGTCTAGGGCACGTGGCATTGTACATGGTGGCTGCAGTGGTCAGCGTAGCTTATCTGAGCTTTGTGTTTTACTTG ggttGGCAGTGTTTCATTGCACTGGGCATGTCCTTCCTGGACTGTGGGCACACG CACCATCTGGGGTTGACAGTTCAACCTGAATGA
- the LOC102272543 gene encoding natural resistance-associated macrophage protein 2 isoform X2, with translation MPDENASGDHGVSVSLGAINPARSNSSIPQSPEVYTEEPFTTYFDEKIAVPEEKHSCFSFRKLWAFTGPGFLMSIVDPGNIECDLQSGALAGFKLLWVVLFSTIMGLLLQSLAARLGVVTGLHLAEVCHRQYPRVPRILLWLMVELAIIGVDMQEVIGSAIAINLLSVGRIPLWGGVLITIADTLIFLFLDKYGLRKLEAFFGFLITIMALTFGYEYVTVKPSQTQVLQGMFLPSCSGCRTPQIIQAVAIVGAVITPHNIYLHSALVKSRQVDRANKQEVQEANKYFFIDSCIALFVSFIINIFVISVFAEAFFEKTNKQVVAVCKNSSSAHAHLFPDDNSTLTVDIYKGGVVLGCYFGPAALYIWAVGILAAGHSSTMTGTYSGQFVMEGFLNLKWSRFARVSLTRSIAIIPALLIAVFQDVEHLTGMNDFLNVLQSLQLPFALIPILTFTSLRPVMSEFANGLGWRIIGGIVVLVICFINMYFVVVYVQGLGHVALYMVAAVVSVAYLSFVFYLGWQCFIALGMSFLDCGHTVSVSKVLLTKETTSGCTK, from the exons ATGCCAGACG AAAATGCTTCTGGAGACCATGGGGTCTCTGTCAGTCTTGGTGCCATCAACCCTGCCCGCAGTAACTCCTCAATTCCACAGTCCCCCGAGGTATACACAGAGGAGCCCTTTACCACCTACTTTGATGAGAAGATCGCCGTTCCTGAGGAGAAG CACTCCTGTTTTAGCTTTCGCAAACTCTGGGCTTTCACGGGACCAGGATTTCTTATGAGCATTGTGGATCCAGGAAACATTGAATGTGATTTGCAGTCTGGAGCACTGGCTGGATTTAAG TTGCTCTGGGTTGTTCTGTTTTCCACCATCATGGGCCTCCTGCTGCAGAGCCTTGCAGCTCGACTGGGAGTGGTCACTGGGCTGCATCTGGCTGAAGTGTGTCACCGCCAGTATCCCAGG GTTCCACGAATCCTTCTGTGGCTGATGGTGGAGTTGGCTATCATTGGCGTAGATATGCAAGAAGTTATTGGCTCAGCTATTGCCATCAATCTCCTGTCTGTAGGAAG GATTCCTCTATGGGGTGGAGTTCTCATCACCATTGCAGATAcccttatatttctctttttggacAAATATG GTTTGCGGAAGCTAGAAGCGTTTTTTGGTTTTCTCATCACTATTATGGCCCTCACGTTTGGCTATGAG TATGTTACAGTGAAACCCAGCCAGACCCAGGTCCTCCAAGGCATGTTCCTGCCATCCTGTTCAGGCTGTCGTACGCCACAGATCATTCAGGCTGTGGCCATTGTGGGTGCCGTTATCACACCACACAACATATACCTGCATTCTGCCTTAGTCAAG TCCAGACAGGTAGACCGAGCCAATAAGCAGGAAGTTCAAGAAGCCAATAAGTACTTCTTCATTGATTCCTGCATTGCTCTCTTTGTTTCCTTTATCATCAACATCTTTGTCATCTCAGTGTTTGCCGAAGCATTTTTTGAGAAAACCAACAAGCAGGTG GTTGCGGTCTGTAAAAACAGCAGCAGCGCCCATGCTCACCTTTTCCCTGATGATAACTCAACACTGACTGTGGACATCTACAAAGGG GGTGTTGTGCTGGGGTGTTACTTCGGGCCTGCCGCTCTCTACATCTGGGCAGTGGGGATCCTGGCTGCAGGGCATAGCTCGACCATGACAGGAACCTATTCTGGCCAGTTTGTCATGGAG gGATTCCTGAACCTAAAGTGGTCACGCTTCGCCCGAGTGAGTCTGACCCGCTCTATTGCCATCATCCCCGCTCTGCTTATTGCTGTCTTCCAAGATGTGGAGCATCTAACAGGGATGAATGACTTCCTGAATGTTCTTCAGAGCTTACAA ctTCCCTTTGCTCTTATACCCATCCTCACATTTACGAGTTTGCGGCCTGTGATGAGCGAATTTGCCAATGGATT AGGCTGGAGGATCATAGGCGGTATTGTGGTCCTTGTCATCTGTTTCATCAACATGTACTTTGTCGTGGTTTATGTCCAGGGTCTAGGGCACGTGGCATTGTACATGGTGGCTGCAGTGGTCAGCGTAGCTTATCTGAGCTTTGTGTTTTACTTG ggttGGCAGTGTTTCATTGCACTGGGCATGTCCTTCCTGGACTGTGGGCACACGGTAAGCGTCTCTAAAGTCCTGCTGACCAAAGAAACCACCAGTGGCTGTACTAAGTAA